A part of Schistosoma mansoni strain Puerto Rico chromosome W, complete genome genomic DNA contains:
- a CDS encoding putative ring finger protein B (Protein rngB), whose product MSISRISYKCELVRQAPFAIEEDGFGTFQLQIEVAFLDCVTTFYYDLTLFDQNALHTYRTIQMDPAPEDWSKLIQLGGIAIPRTSTQSTVHEIVQTIQSYSDLESLHPFSFYPELEPTAKSVSKDKSTVHTNQIKAQNYQESDVYTNPKVLDYSSNYQTLHHEESFRKSPEKHNFLMDSNVRHSLPVSSSSSSDRLMINQHLPQKHKKKLQLLHEAQLLLEKAQQSRNWAPVISPPPPPVQPLITGTINSPEDSHIPSPNPSTWSSQLSPSRSSPHDPTDVLNHHQHHLSYENQKSPVAQFHGEPVVDPPFNRSPRSDSTRLVSTIGSSQDSSGPKQRIVLKLSRSSCGSQLSVSSSQPLEDESMERSERKKRKKESKKERRSKNLGSSPTKHSFESYNTTVVTTTTTTTNTTTVNILDKDIINTVANKSKQSVQIFPSETSPSLCKRNSPKKYSSHDTYSNDSSPELTYNSRKSTLNKNPKISSDNNNNNNLKTFVDTDEHDDLLKYNQRNSSKYSNQQCYQQYSSVNNTRQDTNDTYTSDIDSLSDSISRSTHSHLLLIDQKEDDYHDGSGRETPVVDYFGDEFQQQHSQKDQQHSNAFSSSTIRSSLIVRNVKYSDEMSINNQNLIQSIINNDASSNNRLDDSEEPLTHSVIRLNIPAVNHATLYENSPTIHKTKDNESKNMGKFKTIEKSSEQRQHSSNKMLPSDHEISKSMPVSGTHKYASKVVYPTENNKQNNNEQLIMREQSNRGSSNSSTSFNKVSNNSNNIAASTVSRNDKDFINTELSSLSSDSPCDSSSSSVTPPMLSDETFHLINVNEFEFDESRNGTVNNLKSSVIRPVVTSASLLSVRGSEPVVVQEKSDTNPTSKVISSDNNSNKLERCINPDHQVTSANVENDNSESTKPSDYNLEVLFDRLIRLREPHLAIRMSEILLYYISAKSLDPSERKNKSNLSLSNNNNNSSNFSKGVKVIHDNPKLIAFDLRKLPNSCIEKLTALIKEDEDIFRKHNLTTLSKSNDVKSSICNARRSVLTEDAGRNDNFHNPDRRYECSDHRDSSGSGDL is encoded by the exons ATGTCTATAAGCAGGATTTCTTATAAATGTGAAC TTGTGCGACAAGCTCCGTTCGCTATAGAAGAAGATGGTTTTGGAACATTCCAGCTTCAGATAGAAGTCGCATTCCTTGACTGTGTCACCACATTTTACTATGATTTAACACTTTTTGATCAGAATGCTTTACACACATATCGTACGATACAAATGGATCCCGCTCCTGAAGATTGGAGTAAACTCATTCAACTTGGAGGG ATCGCTATACCACGAACATCAACTCAATCTACTGTACATGAGATTGTTCAAACTATTCAGTCATATTCTGACTTAGAATCACTTCATCCATTCTCATTCTATCCAGAATTGGAACCAACTGCAAAATCTGTTAGCAAA GATAAATCGACTgttcatacaaatcaaataaaaGCGCAAAATTATCAGGAATCCGATGTATACACAAACCCAAAAGTATTGGACTACAGCTCAAATTATCAAACTTTACATCATGAGGAATCATTTAGAAAATCACCGGAAAAGCATAATTTCTTAATGGATTCAAATGTTAGGCATAGTTTACCGGTATCATCTTCATCCTCTTCGGATCGATTAATGATAAATCAACATCTACCACAAaaacataaaaagaaattacaatTATTACATGAAGCTCAATTATTATTGGAAAAAGCACAACAGAGTAGAAATTGGGCACCAGTAATCTCTCCACCTCCACCACCTGTGCAACCACTTATAACTGGAACTATAAATAGTCCTGAAGATAGTCATATACCTTCACCAAATCCATCTACGTGGTCTTCACAATTAAGTCCATCAAGATCAAGTCCACATGACCCGACAGATGTattaaatcatcatcaacaccatctaTCCTATGAAAATCAAAAATCTCCTGTTGCACAATTTCATGGAGAACCAGTCGTTGATCCGCCATTTAACAGATCTCCAAGATCTGACTCGACTAGGTTAGTATCCACGATTGGCTCTAGTCAAGATAGTTCTGGTCCTAAACAACGTATTGTATTAAAATTATCACGATCAAGTTGTGGTAGTCAGTTGTCTGTTTCATCTTCACAACCACTTGAAGATGAATCTATGGAAAGATCGGAAAGGAAAAAACGCAAAAAagaatcaaagaaagaacgtcGCAGTAAGAACTTGGGG AGCTCACCTACAAAACATTCGTTTGAAAGTTATAATACTACTGTagtgactactactactactaccactaataccACTACTGTTAATATTTTGGATAAAGATATAATTAATACTGTCGCAAACAAGAGTAAACAATCTGTACAAATATTTCCTTCAGAAACATCACCTTCATTATGTAAAAGAAATTCACCAAAAAAGTATTCATCTCATGATACGTATTCAAATGATTCAAGTCCTGAATTAACATATAATTCACGTAAATCTACACTAAATAAAAATCCTAAAATTTCctctgataacaataataacaataatctgaAAACATTTGTAGATACCGATGAACACGATGATCTACTTAAATATAATCAAAGAAATTCAAGTAAATATTCAAATCAACAATGTTATCAGCAATATTCCTCGGTTAATAATACACGACAGGATACAAATGATACATATACATCTGATATTGATTCATTATCTGATTCTATTAGTCGATCAACTCATTCACACTTACTTCTTATTGATCAAAAAGAAGATGATTATCATGATGGATCTGGAAGAGAAACTCCAGTAGTTGATTATTTTGGTGATGAATTTCAACAACAACATAGTCAGAAAGATCAACAACATTCAAATGCATTTTCATCGTCAACAATTAGATCTTCATTAATAGTACGAAATGTCAAATATTCTGATGAAATGTctattaataatcaaaatcttaTCCAGTCAATTATTAACAATGATGctagtagtaataatagattAGATGATTCAGAAGAACCATTAACACATTCAGTTATA CGATTGAATATACCTGCAGTTAATCATGCTACATTGTATGAAAATTCACCAACGATTCATAAAACAAAAGACAACGAGTCGAAGAATATGggtaaatttaaaacaattgaaAAGTCATCAGAACAACGACAACACTCATCAAACAAAATGCTACCCAGCGATCATGAAATAT CTAAATCAATGCCAGTTTCCGGTACACATAAATATGCTTCGAAAGTTGTATATCCCACTGAGAATAATaagcaaaataataatgaacaattgaTAATGAGAGAACAGTCAAATCGAGGGTCTTCAAATAGTTCCACTTCATTCAACAAAGTTAGTAACAATAGCAATAACATCGCGGCATCAACAGTGTCGCGTAACGATAAAGACTTCATTAATACAGAATTATCATCTTTATCTTCGGATTCACCATGTGATTCTTCATCATCCtctgtcactccaccaatgTTATCTGATGAAACTTTTCATCTGATAAATGTAAACGAATTTGAATTCGATGAATCTCGAAATGGTACTGTGAACAACTTAAAATCAAGTGTAATTAGGCCTGTTGTGACTTCAGCTTCTCTACTCTCGGTACGTGGATCAGAACCTGTTGTCGTACAGGAGAAAAGCGATACGAATCCTACCAGTAAAGTAATCTCATCTGACAATAATAGTAACAAGCTGGAAAGATGTATAAATCCCGATCATCAGGTGACTTCTGCAAACGTTGAGAACGATAATTCAGAATCCACAAAACCCAGCGATTATAATTTGGAAGTTTTATTCGATAGATTAATTCGTTTACGTGAACCACATCTGGCTATTCGTATGAGTGAAATCCTGTTATACTACATATCTGCGAAATCACTTGATCCTTCAGAACGTAAAAACAAGTCAAATCTCAGTCtgtccaataataataataacagtagtaatttTAGCAAGGGTGTAAAAGTGATACACGATAACCCTAAATTGATTGCATTTGACCTGCGTAAGTTACCTAATTCATGCATTGAAAAATTAACAGCCCTTATTAAAGAAGATGAAGATATATTTCGAAAACACAATCTTacaactctatcaaaatcaaaTGATGTAAAAAGTAGTATATGTAATGCTAGAAGATCTGTTCTCACTGAAGACGCTGGCCGTAATGATAACTTTCATAATCCCGATAGGCGTTATGAGTGTAGTGATCACAGAGATTCTTCAGGATCTGGAGATCTATAG